A stretch of DNA from bacterium:
GGCGCGTCTTGAAGGATCAGTGGGTGTGCCATCTTCCGGGGCGGCGGCCCCTCAACGCGTAGGCCGCTAGGGCGCGGGCGAAGAGAGCGGGGGAATCCTCGGGCTCCTGGTCGTCCAGGAAGACCGGTGCCGTCTGGAGATCGTAGTCTTTTTGTACGTGGTCGTCCGGATCGAGGACGGAGTCCTGAGCGGCGCCCTGGGATGAGCCTGTATCATTGGCGGTGCAATAGGCGAAGGCATCGCGGCAGTGGCCCGGGTCCTGTGCGGTGTTGCAGGAGTCGGGATACGTCACCGTGCAGTTCGATCCGTCGTCCCCGCAACGCCCGACGCCATTGCAGTTCTTGGCCTCCGCGACGAGCGCGGCGAGCAGAAAGAGAAAGAGGGAGAGGGAGAAGAGAAAAACCTTTTTCATGGAGGCCTCCTGGTTGTCCCATTGTAGAGCAAATCCCGGGCCAAATTCTGTGGGGCGGGCTGGGTTCTAACTGGCTGAATTCATGGAGGCGGTTCGGCGCTAACCGTTCGACGCCGGGACTCGAGTGCTCAAAAGGTTAAGAGGAGGAAACAAGGCCCTCAACTCCTTCATCGCCCGTTCGAGGGCGGTGAGGCGTTCTCGGCAGATTCTTCCCCGCCCGGTTGATGCAGAAGTTCAGCAGCGACATGGCCCATTGGAGTGGCGACCAGTGCTGCCAGGTGTGGAGGCGATAAAGGGCTTGGCGGACCCATCGGGGCTACCTAATATTACTAAGAAATATCAATAGGTTAGAGTTCTTATGACAAACATCGCAACCCATGCTTTCTACTTGACGATATAACGAATAACGTTATAGGGTTGTCCTGTGATCAAGTCGTTCCGGTGCGTTGAGACCGAAGGCGTTTTCAACCGGAGGTTCTCGCGGAGGCTGCCTCAAGACATTCAAAAGGGGGCGTATAAGAAGCTTTTAATGCTTAATAATGCCCAAACTTTGCATGATCTCAAGGTGCCCCCAAACAATAAGCTCGAGGCGCTTAAGGATGACCGAAAGGGGCAACACAGCATCCGGATAAATGACCAATGGAGGATCTGTTTCGTCTGGAAGGATAATGAGGCCTACGACGTTGAAATCGTGGACTTTCATTAAGAAAAGGAGATTTTATGGCCAAGAAAATAGCGCCAGTTCATCCTGGAGAGATTCTCTTAGAAGAATTCATGGAGCCCATGGGTCTCAGTCAGAACCGATTGGGCAATGATCTCGGAGTCCCCCCGCGCCGGATCAACGAGATCATCCACGGTATGAGGAGCATCACGGCCGATACTGCGATCCGCCTTGCACTCTATTTCTCGATGTCACCGAAGTTCTGGCTCGGGCTCCAGGCGGATTATGACCTTGCCGTTGCAGAGGACCTCTCCGAGGCGAAGATAAGGCGAAGCGTAAAGGCGTATGACTCTGCGGCGGTCGGAGTATAAGAAATCATCTGCGAAACAGCCCCCTCAACTCCTCCTTCGCCCTCTCCAGCACCTTAAGTCTCTCCTTCGGCAGATTCT
This window harbors:
- a CDS encoding type II toxin-antitoxin system RelE/ParE family toxin, which translates into the protein MIKSFRCVETEGVFNRRFSRRLPQDIQKGAYKKLLMLNNAQTLHDLKVPPNNKLEALKDDRKGQHSIRINDQWRICFVWKDNEAYDVEIVDFH
- a CDS encoding HigA family addiction module antitoxin, with product MAKKIAPVHPGEILLEEFMEPMGLSQNRLGNDLGVPPRRINEIIHGMRSITADTAIRLALYFSMSPKFWLGLQADYDLAVAEDLSEAKIRRSVKAYDSAAVGV